In Anaerolineales bacterium, the following proteins share a genomic window:
- a CDS encoding MvaI/BcnI family restriction endonuclease — protein sequence MPKDKITLNKFVKAFGKLQAEGWVKSERRGPTGVGHTLEKLIGLPENNIAYPDLGKIELKAHRINSNSMITLFTFNRKVWKMKPLEAIKNMAHLMKMGDWVCILRCLARQIVRGYFCTSKARQYRFVMFRAK from the coding sequence ATGCCTAAAGACAAGATAACCTTGAATAAATTTGTGAAAGCATTTGGCAAATTACAAGCCGAAGGTTGGGTGAAGTCAGAACGCAGAGGACCAACTGGCGTTGGGCATACGCTAGAAAAGTTAATCGGTTTACCAGAGAACAATATCGCTTATCCAGATTTAGGAAAGATTGAACTCAAAGCACATCGGATAAATTCAAATTCGATGATTACGCTTTTTACTTTCAATCGTAAGGTTTGGAAGATGAAGCCGCTTGAAGCCATAAAAAATATGGCACACCTGATGAAAATGGGCGATTGGGTTTGTATTTTACGATGTCTCGCACGCCAAATAGTACGGGGCTATTTTTGCACATCGAAAGCGAGACAATATCGGTTCGTCATGTTTCGGGCGAAATAG
- the odhB gene encoding 2-oxoglutarate dehydrogenase complex dihydrolipoyllysine-residue succinyltransferase, protein MAVKIIVPELGESVLEATVSAWLKQEGDFVNMGEVLVELETDKVNVEVGAKSAGILQTIQAPKGSDVKVGDVLGMIEEKEGQPKPAEPIAPVETKPAVQEETLGKNGKSSGREAARQVSPVASRLASEKNVDISKVSGSGSDGRITKADVELYLQAQEESQGSGKQTPVEPEPKKVAPASPRGEERVKMTRRRRTIAQRLLESKQSTAMLTTFNEIDMSAVMDLRKRRNEEFQKKHGIKLGFMSLFTKAAISALKAFPAINAEIDGDDIVYKNYYDIGMAIGSEEGLVVPVIRDADTLSFADIEKRIKEYSEKTQQGKLSVEDLRGGTFTITNGGVFGSLLSTPILNPPQVGILGLHKIEERPIALNGEVVIRPMMYVALSYDHRMVDGREAVQFLVHIKQLLEDPAWMLVEG, encoded by the coding sequence ATGGCAGTAAAAATTATCGTCCCCGAATTGGGCGAATCTGTTTTAGAGGCGACTGTGTCCGCCTGGCTTAAACAAGAGGGAGATTTCGTCAACATGGGCGAAGTGTTGGTCGAATTAGAGACCGATAAAGTGAATGTAGAGGTGGGCGCGAAGAGCGCGGGCATATTACAAACGATTCAGGCGCCGAAAGGCAGTGATGTGAAAGTCGGGGATGTGTTGGGCATGATCGAAGAGAAGGAAGGTCAGCCGAAACCAGCCGAACCGATTGCGCCTGTTGAAACGAAACCGGCGGTCCAAGAAGAGACCCTCGGCAAAAATGGAAAATCAAGCGGGAGGGAAGCCGCGCGGCAAGTGTCGCCAGTCGCCTCGCGTCTGGCGTCTGAAAAGAATGTAGATATCAGCAAAGTGTCCGGCTCGGGGAGCGATGGACGCATCACCAAAGCGGACGTGGAGTTGTATTTGCAGGCGCAAGAAGAATCGCAGGGAAGCGGAAAACAAACGCCCGTTGAGCCAGAGCCGAAGAAAGTCGCGCCCGCCTCGCCGCGCGGCGAAGAACGCGTCAAAATGACGCGCCGCCGCCGCACGATCGCGCAACGCTTGCTGGAATCAAAACAAAGCACCGCCATGCTGACCACGTTCAACGAAATTGACATGAGCGCGGTGATGGATCTGCGGAAACGCCGAAACGAGGAATTTCAGAAGAAACACGGCATCAAACTGGGTTTCATGTCGCTGTTCACCAAAGCGGCGATCAGCGCGTTGAAGGCATTTCCCGCCATCAACGCCGAAATTGACGGCGATGATATCGTCTACAAAAACTATTACGATATCGGCATGGCGATCGGCTCGGAGGAAGGTTTGGTCGTGCCGGTGATCCGTGATGCGGATACCTTGTCGTTTGCGGATATTGAAAAACGCATCAAAGAGTATTCCGAGAAGACGCAACAGGGAAAACTATCGGTGGAAGATCTGCGCGGCGGCACATTCACGATCACCAACGGCGGCGTATTCGGTTCACTGCTCAGCACGCCGATTTTGAATCCTCCGCAGGTTGGGATTCTCGGCTTGCATAAAATCGAAGAACGCCCGATCGCGCTGAACGGCGAAGTCGTTATCAGACCGATGATGTACGTCGCCTTGAGTTACGACCACCGCATGGTGGATGGACGCGAGGCAGTTCAGTTCTTGGTGCATATCAAGCAGTTGCTCGAAGACCCCGCTTGGATGTTGGTGGAAGGGTAA
- a CDS encoding type II toxin-antitoxin system HicB family antitoxin, whose amino-acid sequence MMEYKGYIGKVEIDDEAGILYGEVINVRDVITFEGTSVDEVQQAFQESVDDYLDFCAKRNEAPEKPFSGKFVVRLPAELHRKAFIQAKLADKSLNGWVTDVLQNALENE is encoded by the coding sequence ATGATGGAATATAAAGGATATATCGGCAAAGTCGAAATTGATGACGAAGCGGGCATTTTGTATGGCGAAGTGATCAATGTCCGTGATGTGATCACGTTTGAAGGCACGAGTGTGGACGAAGTGCAACAAGCGTTTCAAGAATCCGTGGATGATTACCTTGACTTTTGTGCGAAGCGAAATGAAGCGCCCGAAAAGCCATTTTCAGGGAAGTTCGTCGTTCGGTTACCCGCTGAGTTACACCGTAAAGCCTTTATTCAAGCAAAACTGGCAGATAAAAGCCTGAACGGTTGGGTCACAGACGTTTTACAAAATGCTCTTGAAAATGAGTGA
- a CDS encoding type II toxin-antitoxin system HicA family toxin, which translates to MDNKHRKTLEAIFEKPERANIAWKDVEALFVALGAEVTEGSGSRVRVALNNIRAVFHRPHPRKETNKGAVKSVRRFLEAAGVKP; encoded by the coding sequence GTGGATAACAAACATCGCAAAACCCTCGAAGCCATTTTCGAAAAGCCTGAGCGAGCCAATATTGCATGGAAGGATGTAGAAGCCCTGTTCGTCGCATTAGGCGCAGAAGTAACAGAAGGAAGTGGTTCTCGTGTAAGAGTTGCGTTGAACAATATCCGCGCTGTGTTTCACCGACCACATCCGCGTAAAGAAACAAACAAGGGAGCAGTCAAGTCTGTTCGCAGGTTTCTCGAGGCGGCAGGAGTAAAACCATGA
- a CDS encoding MvaI/BcnI family restriction endonuclease, producing the protein MSRTPNSTGLFLHIESETISVRHVSGEIVAEWQLEVLAERFTEKIPALILVSAFSEMRGDDEWFKFDRAQLLTGASAAIIRSQILAGNILVDLRLHDKITSARNHGTGFRAHEDKLPLLFKTVKDL; encoded by the coding sequence ATGTCTCGCACGCCAAATAGTACGGGGCTATTTTTGCACATCGAAAGCGAGACAATATCGGTTCGTCATGTTTCGGGCGAAATAGTTGCTGAATGGCAACTTGAAGTATTGGCAGAAAGATTCACCGAGAAAATACCAGCGCTGATATTGGTTAGCGCATTTAGCGAAATGCGAGGAGATGACGAATGGTTTAAGTTCGACAGGGCGCAACTATTGACAGGAGCTTCAGCGGCTATTATCCGAAGTCAAATTTTGGCAGGAAATATTCTTGTTGATTTGAGATTGCACGACAAAATAACAAGCGCGCGCAATCATGGAACTGGTTTTCGAGCGCATGAAGATAAATTGCCTTTGCTGTTCAAGACTGTGAAAGACTTATAG
- a CDS encoding 2-oxoglutarate dehydrogenase E1 component encodes MNQKKEFYGPNFAYILELYQKYQANPNAVDEESRRLFQDWSPLDGDTASPVAASFPTVNLTAVSGAVNLARSIRSYGYLSANLNPLESEQTENPLVSLDFHKLTQADLASLPASLLNVSGAQAENALEAIEILRSIYSGSIGYDYAHVRIPEERDWLYHNAESGAYRQQTIDKKKLLERLSQVEAFELFLHRIYPGKTRFSVEGLDMLIPLLDEIVDASAREKIPSVLIGMAHRGRLNVLAHILHKPYTQILAEFADPKGRATTWDELGWTGDVKYHMGAQKKVGDDKESYTTIHMPANPSHLEQIDPVLVGMARAINTKVERGGVPAYENASLPVLIHGDASFAGQGIVAETLNFSRVHGYTTSGTLHIVSNNQLGFTANEEESRSSLHASDLAEGFEIPVIHVNADDPLACLEAVKTAFAYRQKFHKDFVVNLIGYRRYGHNEGDEPRFTQPVMYRKIDKHPSVRKIWAGKLESENLIQQGEAEEMLQGFLKNLQQASEQLDAEKALVEPLPHPPPRGAAQKVKTSVTEKRLKELNRSLFQFPENFHLNSKLVKATEKRKTLFDDPRARIDWAAAEELAYASILEDGIAIRLTGQDSARGTFSQRHAVFYDSETGTPYTPLQALPQAKAAFEVLNSPLSEAGAIGFEIGYSLAAPERLVIWEAQYGDFVNNAQSVIDEFLLSSRAKWGLTPSLVLLLPHGNEGQGPDHSSARIERFLGLAAETNVRIAYPSTAAQYFHLLRRQALLLKTDPLPLIVFTPKGLLRHPLTTSPAEELSAGGWQRVLDDSSLPGERSDVRNLILCSGRIYVDLVNSELRKENPDDAIVRVEQLYPFPVKQLQELLGEYPNAERLIWVQEEPFNMGAWNYLRPLLRGLTDGKLPVHYVGRPESSSPSEGSTTLYRINQQSLIEQAFAIEKQLQTSSVVKTRG; translated from the coding sequence ATGAATCAGAAAAAAGAATTTTATGGTCCCAACTTCGCCTATATTTTGGAACTGTACCAAAAATATCAGGCGAACCCAAATGCTGTTGACGAAGAAAGCCGCAGGCTGTTTCAGGATTGGTCTCCGTTGGATGGCGACACGGCTTCGCCTGTCGCCGCTTCATTTCCGACGGTCAACCTGACCGCCGTTTCAGGAGCCGTTAACCTCGCCCGTTCGATCCGCTCGTACGGATACCTCTCCGCCAACCTCAACCCGTTGGAAAGCGAACAGACGGAGAATCCGCTGGTAAGCCTTGACTTCCACAAACTGACTCAAGCCGACCTCGCCTCTTTACCTGCCAGCCTCTTGAACGTTTCGGGCGCGCAAGCCGAAAACGCGTTGGAGGCGATAGAAATCCTGCGCTCCATCTATTCGGGGAGCATTGGCTACGATTACGCGCACGTTCGTATTCCTGAAGAACGGGATTGGCTCTATCACAATGCGGAAAGCGGCGCGTATCGTCAGCAGACCATTGACAAGAAAAAATTGCTGGAACGGTTAAGTCAAGTGGAAGCGTTCGAACTTTTCCTCCATCGCATCTACCCGGGCAAGACCCGCTTTTCTGTCGAAGGGTTAGATATGCTCATCCCCTTGCTTGATGAGATCGTAGACGCCTCCGCCCGTGAAAAGATCCCCTCCGTATTAATAGGCATGGCGCACCGCGGACGGTTGAACGTCCTCGCGCACATTTTGCATAAACCCTACACTCAAATTCTGGCAGAATTTGCCGACCCGAAAGGTCGCGCCACCACATGGGACGAACTCGGCTGGACGGGCGATGTGAAATATCACATGGGCGCGCAAAAAAAAGTTGGCGACGATAAAGAAAGTTACACAACCATCCACATGCCAGCCAACCCGAGCCACCTCGAACAAATTGACCCCGTGCTGGTCGGCATGGCAAGGGCAATCAACACAAAGGTGGAGCGAGGCGGCGTTCCAGCCTACGAAAACGCGTCCCTGCCGGTGTTGATCCACGGCGACGCGTCGTTCGCGGGTCAAGGTATCGTCGCAGAGACGTTGAACTTCTCGCGCGTGCATGGCTATACAACCAGCGGCACACTGCACATCGTCTCCAACAATCAACTTGGGTTTACCGCCAACGAAGAAGAATCACGCAGTAGTTTGCACGCCAGCGACCTTGCCGAAGGATTTGAAATCCCCGTCATTCACGTCAACGCGGACGACCCGCTCGCTTGTTTGGAGGCGGTCAAGACCGCGTTTGCGTATCGTCAGAAATTCCACAAAGATTTTGTCGTCAACTTGATCGGTTATCGCCGTTATGGTCACAACGAAGGCGATGAGCCGCGCTTTACCCAGCCGGTGATGTATCGCAAAATTGACAAGCATCCAAGCGTGAGGAAAATTTGGGCGGGCAAATTAGAAAGCGAAAACCTGATCCAACAAGGCGAAGCGGAAGAAATGCTGCAAGGCTTCTTGAAAAACTTACAACAAGCCAGCGAACAATTGGATGCCGAAAAAGCGCTGGTAGAACCGCTCCCGCACCCCCCGCCGAGAGGCGCGGCGCAAAAAGTAAAAACCAGCGTAACGGAAAAACGCCTCAAAGAGTTGAATCGATCGTTATTTCAGTTTCCCGAAAATTTTCACTTGAACTCGAAACTGGTTAAAGCGACTGAGAAACGAAAAACGTTATTCGACGATCCGCGCGCCAGAATTGATTGGGCGGCGGCGGAAGAGTTGGCGTACGCCTCCATCCTTGAAGATGGAATTGCGATTCGGTTGACGGGTCAAGATAGCGCGCGTGGGACGTTTAGCCAACGCCATGCGGTGTTTTACGATTCGGAAACGGGTACGCCGTATACGCCCTTGCAAGCGCTTCCCCAAGCCAAAGCGGCGTTCGAAGTGTTGAACAGTCCGCTGAGCGAAGCGGGCGCGATCGGTTTCGAGATCGGCTACAGCCTCGCCGCGCCGGAACGACTCGTGATCTGGGAAGCGCAGTACGGCGATTTTGTGAACAACGCGCAAAGCGTGATTGATGAGTTCCTGCTTTCGAGCCGCGCCAAATGGGGATTAACGCCTTCATTGGTTTTACTGCTGCCGCATGGAAACGAAGGTCAGGGACCGGACCATTCCAGCGCGCGCATCGAGCGTTTTCTCGGCTTGGCGGCGGAGACGAACGTCCGCATTGCGTATCCTTCCACGGCGGCTCAATATTTCCATCTACTGCGCCGACAAGCATTGTTGCTGAAAACGGATCCATTGCCGTTGATCGTGTTCACGCCCAAGGGCTTGTTGCGTCATCCGCTGACCACCTCCCCAGCGGAGGAGTTAAGCGCGGGCGGCTGGCAACGCGTCCTAGACGATTCAAGCCTCCCCGGCGAAAGAAGCGATGTACGAAATCTGATCTTATGCAGTGGGCGCATCTACGTGGATTTGGTCAACAGCGAATTGCGTAAAGAAAATCCAGATGACGCCATCGTGCGGGTCGAGCAACTGTATCCGTTCCCGGTCAAACAGTTACAAGAGTTGCTGGGCGAATATCCGAATGCGGAGCGGTTGATCTGGGTGCAGGAAGAACCGTTCAACATGGGCGCGTGGAATTATTTGCGCCCGTTGTTACGAGGATTAACAGACGGCAAATTGCCGGTGCATTATGTCGGCAGACCCGAAAGTTCCAGTCCATCGGAAGGCTCGACAACGTTGTATCGCATCAATCAACAATCGCTGATCGAGCAGGCGTTTGCGATCGAAAAGCAATTACAGACATCCAGTGTCGTGAAAACGAGAGGTTAA
- the leuS gene encoding leucine--tRNA ligase — protein sequence MAVKKTKTKKKTAPKAKKVVKKVTAKKAKKPVVKMKKSVSAKRTKVRNPQSKIAKSAPAEKPTDPTGALRGVRNPGSWDKSFNPQAFEAKWQAKWEADKLYRAVIDESRPKHYALTMLPYPSGDLHIGHWYAMTPSDARARFKRMQGYNVMFPMGFDAFGLPAEGAAIKHNIHPKKWTYANIERMRTQMRSMGAMFDWEREAVSSDPEYYRWTQWFFIQLYKHGLAYRKKALVDWCPKDNTTLAREQVKGEDRVCDRCGTPVIKKELEQWFFKATKYADELLHFEGMDWPDYIKTSQTNWIGRSEGASVIFKTEAGDPIEIFTTRPDTLWGATFMVMSPEHPLVDTITTAENREAVRVYKAEAAKQTDIQREAKDKEKTGVFTGGYAVNPVNDERIPIWVADYVLMSYGTGAIMAVPAHDERDFEFARKFGLKIVPVIQPDPSPPSPLPLGEGGMMEHAYEHEGVMINSGPFNGTRATNDKGMKNPAIKAVIEWLEQKGVGKRDVNYRYRDWLISRQRFWGAPIPMVYCETHGWNPVPDDQLPVLLPDDIDEWRPTGESPLKFHPTWKNATCPIGGEPAVRETDTMDTFMCSSWYHLRYLSPHNDNAPFDDAEYNYWMPVDTYTGGSEHANMHLLYFRFFHKALRDMGITEGGEPVMQLRNQGMVLAEDNTKMSKSHGNVVAPDVLVKLYGADTVRAYLMFFARWQQGAPWDSRGIEGTARWMRRVWALFTDDSSGGSRETSSGSATENQTRPYDARELRRRVHQTLKRVTHDFENFEFNTVISSLMELLNEMYKAREAGAVGAPEWDEATEIYLKMMAPVAPHIAEELWVNHMGKPYSIHQQKWPKVDEAAAKDDVIEIPVQVNGKLRDRVTVAADASEEEIKSAALASENVRKFMEGKEPKKVIVAQKRLVNIVV from the coding sequence ATGGCTGTAAAGAAAACGAAAACCAAAAAGAAAACTGCGCCGAAGGCGAAAAAGGTTGTGAAGAAGGTCACCGCTAAAAAGGCGAAGAAGCCTGTAGTAAAGATGAAGAAATCCGTGTCTGCCAAGCGGACTAAAGTCCGCAATCCTCAAAGCAAGATTGCGAAGTCTGCGCCTGCAGAAAAGCCGACTGACCCCACAGGGGCGCTGCGCGGAGTCCGCAATCCTGGATCATGGGATAAATCTTTCAACCCGCAAGCTTTTGAAGCGAAGTGGCAGGCGAAGTGGGAGGCGGACAAGCTGTATCGCGCGGTGATCGATGAGAGCCGACCGAAGCATTACGCGTTGACGATGCTGCCGTATCCAAGCGGCGACTTGCATATTGGTCACTGGTACGCGATGACGCCGTCGGATGCACGGGCGCGCTTCAAGCGGATGCAGGGTTACAACGTGATGTTCCCGATGGGCTTCGACGCGTTCGGTCTGCCAGCGGAGGGCGCGGCGATCAAGCACAACATCCACCCGAAGAAGTGGACGTACGCCAACATCGAGCGGATGCGCACGCAGATGCGTTCGATGGGCGCGATGTTCGATTGGGAGCGCGAGGCGGTCTCGTCTGACCCCGAATACTATCGCTGGACGCAGTGGTTCTTCATCCAGTTGTACAAACACGGATTGGCATATCGCAAAAAAGCGTTGGTGGATTGGTGCCCGAAAGATAACACCACGTTGGCGCGAGAACAGGTCAAAGGAGAAGATCGAGTCTGCGATCGTTGCGGCACTCCCGTCATCAAAAAAGAGTTGGAACAGTGGTTCTTCAAAGCGACGAAGTACGCGGATGAATTACTGCACTTCGAGGGCATGGACTGGCCCGATTACATCAAGACTTCACAAACGAATTGGATCGGTCGCAGTGAAGGCGCGTCGGTCATTTTCAAAACGGAAGCTGGCGATCCCATAGAAATCTTCACCACCCGTCCCGACACGTTGTGGGGCGCGACGTTCATGGTGATGTCGCCTGAGCATCCGCTGGTGGATACGATCACGACAGCGGAGAATCGAGAAGCCGTCCGCGTGTATAAGGCTGAGGCGGCGAAGCAGACCGACATCCAGCGCGAAGCGAAAGATAAAGAGAAGACGGGCGTCTTCACAGGCGGCTATGCTGTCAATCCAGTGAACGATGAGCGCATCCCCATCTGGGTGGCGGATTATGTGTTGATGTCGTACGGCACGGGAGCGATCATGGCTGTGCCAGCGCACGACGAACGCGACTTCGAGTTTGCGCGCAAGTTTGGGTTGAAAATTGTCCCTGTGATTCAACCTGATCCCTCACCCCCATCCCCTCTCCCACTGGGAGAGGGGGGCATGATGGAACACGCTTACGAGCATGAAGGCGTGATGATTAACTCGGGTCCGTTCAACGGGACGCGCGCGACGAACGACAAGGGCATGAAGAATCCCGCGATCAAAGCGGTGATCGAATGGCTGGAGCAAAAGGGGGTCGGCAAGCGCGACGTGAATTATCGCTACCGCGATTGGTTGATCTCGCGCCAGCGATTCTGGGGCGCGCCGATTCCGATGGTCTATTGCGAAACGCATGGCTGGAACCCTGTGCCTGACGACCAACTGCCCGTGTTGTTGCCCGACGACATTGACGAATGGAGACCGACAGGCGAGTCGCCGTTGAAATTTCATCCGACGTGGAAGAATGCGACGTGTCCGATCGGCGGCGAACCTGCCGTGCGCGAAACGGACACGATGGATACGTTCATGTGTTCGTCGTGGTATCACCTGCGTTATCTGAGTCCGCACAACGACAACGCGCCGTTCGACGACGCCGAATACAACTACTGGATGCCCGTTGACACGTACACAGGCGGAAGCGAACACGCCAACATGCACTTGCTGTACTTCCGCTTTTTTCACAAGGCGCTGCGCGACATGGGCATCACCGAAGGCGGCGAGCCAGTGATGCAATTGCGCAATCAAGGCATGGTGCTGGCGGAAGACAACACCAAGATGTCGAAGAGCCACGGCAATGTCGTCGCGCCCGATGTGTTGGTGAAATTGTATGGAGCCGACACCGTGCGCGCCTATTTGATGTTCTTTGCGCGCTGGCAACAAGGCGCGCCCTGGGACTCGCGCGGCATCGAAGGGACTGCAAGATGGATGCGCCGCGTGTGGGCGTTGTTTACGGATGACAGTAGTGGCGGGTCTCGCGAGACTTCAAGCGGATCAGCCACCGAAAATCAGACCCGCCCCTACGACGCGCGGGAATTGCGCCGACGCGTCCACCAGACGCTGAAGCGCGTGACGCATGACTTCGAGAACTTCGAGTTCAACACGGTCATCTCCTCGTTGATGGAGTTGCTGAACGAAATGTACAAAGCGCGCGAAGCGGGCGCGGTCGGCGCTCCCGAATGGGACGAAGCGACCGAAATCTACTTGAAGATGATGGCTCCCGTCGCGCCACACATCGCTGAAGAGTTGTGGGTGAATCACATGGGCAAGCCGTATTCCATCCACCAGCAGAAGTGGCCCAAAGTGGACGAAGCCGCGGCAAAGGACGATGTGATCGAAATTCCCGTGCAGGTGAACGGCAAACTGCGCGACCGCGTCACCGTCGCGGCAGACGCGAGCGAGGAGGAGATCAAGTCCGCCGCGCTGGCGAGCGAGAACGTGCGGAAGTTCATGGAGGGGAAGGAGCCGAAGAAGGTCATCGTCGCGCAGAAGCGGCTGGTGAATATCGTGGTGTAA
- a CDS encoding JAB domain-containing protein yields MRAIVQAGKLMDVDVLDHLVIGQGKWVSLKERGLGFA; encoded by the coding sequence TTGCGCGCCATCGTCCAAGCAGGCAAACTCATGGATGTGGATGTGCTGGATCACCTGGTGATCGGTCAGGGCAAGTGGGTGTCGTTGAAGGAGCGAGGGTTGGGGTTTGCGTAA
- a CDS encoding acylphosphatase, which yields MTDIVRVHIWVKGRVQGVGFRAHVEYHARQIGGLMGWVRNVGCNTVEAVAEGERANVERFIEAVKQGPSISRVDDSKVEWENVTGEFGEFGVRRSG from the coding sequence ATGACCGACATCGTTCGCGTGCATATCTGGGTGAAGGGACGCGTGCAAGGCGTGGGCTTCCGCGCCCACGTGGAATATCACGCGCGCCAAATCGGCGGGCTGATGGGCTGGGTGCGTAATGTCGGTTGCAACACGGTCGAGGCGGTTGCAGAAGGGGAGCGCGCAAACGTGGAACGCTTCATCGAAGCGGTGAAACAAGGTCCCAGCATATCCCGCGTGGACGACTCAAAAGTGGAGTGGGAAAATGTAACGGGAGAATTTGGGGAATTTGGGGTGAGGAGGAGTGGATGA
- a CDS encoding peptidase MA family metallohydrolase, with protein MRVWRSSRLIFLFAVAAYALVSAKQVHGAALSVPKGQAGIVLENVEAVYRFGEQIVFSAALKTSLPIQNASIVIFDEGFGVTRVLPLAVNADGIMQFIFDVRQNVLRPFTLIRWHYELTLNNGEFFQSETFSLRYDDNRFEWQRLESNGLRVFWRSGDSTFGQNALNAALAGVRAVNEIFPVNLDQPIDIFIYPSQNDLAFLGADTWTAGHANAALGVVLVAVEPGLDQSLQMDQRLPHELMHVLSYRQIGAGYNNLPAWLREGLATLIEINPTVEYDRVLLDASARGMLIPLLDLCASFPSQPDSAFLAYAESRSFIAYLRNTFGSSKLVELARAYADGVTCDRGVEVVYGASFAQLEARWRASALGENAWSAALRNIFPYLILCGIVLFIPLFIGFNAMRKK; from the coding sequence TTGCGCGTTTGGCGCTCTTCGCGGTTAATTTTTCTTTTTGCAGTTGCCGCGTACGCGTTGGTGAGCGCGAAGCAGGTTCATGGCGCCGCCCTGAGCGTGCCAAAGGGTCAGGCAGGCATCGTACTGGAAAATGTCGAGGCAGTGTATCGCTTTGGCGAGCAGATCGTCTTCTCCGCCGCGCTCAAAACATCGCTCCCCATCCAAAACGCTTCGATTGTGATTTTCGATGAGGGATTTGGCGTAACGCGCGTCCTGCCTTTGGCGGTCAACGCGGACGGCATAATGCAATTCATCTTTGACGTGCGGCAGAACGTTCTGCGTCCGTTCACACTCATCCGCTGGCATTATGAATTGACACTCAACAACGGCGAATTTTTTCAAAGCGAAACCTTCTCGCTTCGTTACGACGATAACCGCTTTGAATGGCAAAGGCTTGAGTCGAACGGCTTGCGCGTGTTCTGGCGCTCAGGCGATTCGACCTTTGGGCAAAACGCGCTGAACGCCGCGCTGGCGGGCGTGCGCGCCGTCAACGAAATTTTTCCCGTGAACCTCGATCAGCCGATTGATATTTTCATTTACCCATCGCAAAACGATCTCGCCTTCCTCGGCGCGGACACGTGGACGGCGGGTCATGCGAACGCCGCGTTGGGCGTTGTGTTGGTGGCGGTCGAGCCGGGTCTCGATCAAAGTTTGCAAATGGATCAGCGCCTCCCGCACGAACTCATGCACGTGTTATCCTACCGTCAGATCGGCGCGGGATACAACAACCTCCCCGCGTGGCTGCGCGAGGGACTCGCCACACTGATCGAGATCAACCCGACGGTCGAGTATGACCGCGTCCTGCTGGATGCCAGCGCGCGCGGGATGTTGATTCCGCTGTTGGACTTGTGCGCTTCTTTCCCATCCCAACCTGATTCGGCATTTTTGGCATACGCCGAATCCCGATCGTTTATCGCCTATCTGCGCAACACCTTCGGCTCGTCCAAACTCGTCGAACTCGCCCGCGCCTACGCGGACGGTGTGACCTGCGACCGCGGCGTCGAAGTGGTATATGGCGCTTCCTTCGCGCAACTCGAAGCGCGTTGGCGCGCATCGGCGCTAGGCGAAAACGCATGGAGCGCCGCCCTGCGGAACATATTCCCCTATTTGATTTTGTGCGGTATCGTTTTATTCATCCCGTTGTTTATTGGTTTCAACGCGATGAGGAAGAAGTGA
- the radC gene encoding DNA repair protein RadC, with translation MAETNSKPIYRIMDLSEADRPRERLSTLGPQALTNAELLAILLRVGVKGENAVEVGQRLLKKFNGLTGLHRAPFADLKKQHGLGDAKAAQIKAAIELGRRLTLESPDERPAINSPADAAALVSYEMSALEQEHLRVMLLDRRNRVLETVEIYKGSVHSSQVRVGEIFKEAVRKNASSIVVIHNHPSGDPTPSPDDVAVTRAIVQAGKLMDVDVLDHLVIGQGKWVSLKERGLGFA, from the coding sequence ATGGCTGAGACAAACTCCAAACCCATCTACCGCATCATGGACCTGAGTGAGGCTGACCGCCCACGAGAGAGATTATCCACGCTTGGACCACAAGCGCTTACGAATGCCGAACTGCTGGCGATCCTCCTGCGGGTGGGCGTGAAGGGAGAGAACGCCGTGGAGGTCGGTCAACGCCTGCTGAAAAAGTTCAATGGGCTGACAGGACTCCACCGCGCCCCGTTCGCCGACCTGAAAAAACAACACGGACTCGGCGACGCCAAAGCCGCGCAGATCAAAGCCGCGATCGAACTAGGTCGCAGGCTCACGCTCGAATCTCCCGACGAAAGACCCGCCATCAACTCCCCCGCCGACGCCGCCGCGCTGGTCTCGTATGAAATGTCCGCGTTGGAGCAGGAGCATTTGCGCGTGATGTTGCTTGACCGAAGAAATCGAGTTTTGGAAACGGTGGAGATTTACAAAGGCTCGGTCCATTCGTCGCAGGTGAGGGTTGGAGAAATTTTCAAAGAGGCTGTTCGCAAGAACGCGTCGTCAATCGTCGTGATCCACAACCACCCCAGCGGAGACCCCACCCCCAGCCCCGACGATGTCGCCGTGACACGCGCCATCGTCCAAGCAGGCAAACTCATGGACGTAGACGTGCTGGATCACCTGGTGATCGGTCAAGGCAAGTGGGTGTCGTTGAAGGAGCGAGGGTTGGGGTTTGCGTAA